Proteins from one Sarcophilus harrisii chromosome 2, mSarHar1.11, whole genome shotgun sequence genomic window:
- the IMP3 gene encoding U3 small nucleolar ribonucleoprotein protein IMP3 — protein sequence MVRKLKFHEQKLLKKVDFLNWEALDHNLHELRVLRRYRVQRREDYTRYNRLSRAVRDLARRLRDLPERDPFRVRASAALLGKLYAMGLVPTRSSLQLCDTVTASSFCRRRLPVVLVKLRMAQHLRAAVAFVEQGHIRVGPHVVTDPSCLVTRAMEDLITWVDSSKIKRHVLNYSNERDDFDLDD from the coding sequence ATGGTGCGCAAGCTCAAGTTCCACGAGCAGAAGCTCCTGAAGAAGGTGGACTTCCTGAACTGGGAGGCCTTGGACCACAACCTGCACGAGCTGCGCGTGCTGCGACGCTACCGCGTGCAGCGGCGCGAGGACTACACGCGCTACAACCGGCTGAGCCGCGCGGTCCGCGACCTGGCGCGCCGCCTGCGCGACCTGCCCGAGCGCGACCCCTTCCGCGTGCGCGCCTCGGCCGCGCTGCTGGGCAAGCTGTACGCCATGGGCCTGGTGCCCACCCGCTCCTCGCTGCAGCTCTGCGACACGGTGACGGCGTCGAGCTTCTGCCGCCGCCGCCTGCCCGTGGTGCTGGTCAAGCTGCGCATGGCGCAGCACCTGCGCGCCGCCGTGGCGTTCGTGGAGCAGGGCCACATCCGCGTGGGCCCCCACGTGGTCACCGACCCCTCCTGCCTGGTCACCCGCGCCATGGAGGACCTCATCACCTGGGTGGACTCGTCCAAGATCAAGCGCCACGTGCTCAACTACAGCAACGAGCGCGACGACTTCGACCTGGACGACTAG